A part of Tigriopus californicus strain San Diego chromosome 10, Tcal_SD_v2.1, whole genome shotgun sequence genomic DNA contains:
- the LOC131888411 gene encoding pre-mRNA 3'-end-processing factor FIP1-like encodes MADEEDFLYGGGPEAQEDESQPLPEEARPTNGPAAASDPSGEHSSHHQVENAQGESDNGLNDLDDIDDNAGNGGEEEQDDEVNTKPILSGEDPNGAGDNEPDEMNGEPVDKDKNGDSNDEEEDDDDDDDDDDDDDDDDNIQISIDQNKIDETRTSYQHFGIKSSTVRTLPGKKEGKFSTEEFDQVGAVNGTPVQEMDMESLEEKPWKKPGADITDYFNYGFTEDTWQAYIMRQRKLRNESGLGMPGYSNSIISRTIAPVSITGLSTIPKTLPTVLNRAPVVSDLQKPPPAPGPISVLTGDKRPDYPQKVLNSIDFSVPPPGMPPPTNLPPPNFEGPPPASEFPAEDPFGQSDFYTGGYEPTMESQWDAPPSTFSAPPPGDAPPGDPGYEDRRDVWRDQGRRSSRDSRDRDRDRDRERYAERERGAERDRDRERDRKRRRTRSRSRDRHREHRDRERSERRERERDRDSAREGRSSERRSERKSRSRSPSHRSSSHKRSKRDKRVKEEIKEERPDD; translated from the exons TCAGGGGAGCACTCCTCCCACCATCAAGTTGAAAACGCTCAG GGAGAAAGTGACAATGGACTGAACGATTTGGATGACATCGATGACAATGCCGGCAATGGCggggaagaagaacaagacgaTGAAGTCAATACTAAACCTATTTTAAGTGGAGAAGATCCCAATGGAGCCGGTGATAACGAACCCGATGAGATGAATGGGGAGCCAGtggacaaagacaaaaatggGGATTCCAACgatgaggaagaggacgacgacgacgatgatgatgacgacgacgacgacgacgacgacgataaCATTCAAATCTCGATTGATCAGAACAAGATTGATGAGACGCGAACATCCTATCAACATTTCGGCATCAAATCCTCGACCGTGCGGACACTGCCTGGCAAAAAGGAGGGCAAGTTCAGCACCGAGGAATTTGATCAAGTGGGCGCGGTCAATGGCACACCCGTTCAGGAAATGGATATGGAATCGCTCGAGGAGAAACCCTGGAAAAAACCCG gAGCGGATATTACGGATTATTTCAATTATGGTTTTACTGAAGACACTTGGCAAGCGTACATCATGCGGCAAAGAAAGCTGAGAAACGAAAGTGGCCTCGGTATGCCCGGTTATTCCAACAGTATCATCAGTCGAACGATCGCCCCTGTTTCTATCACTGGCTTATCCACAATACCAAAAACGCTTCCTACCGTATTGAATCGGGCACCGGTGGTGAGTGATCTCCAGAAGCCTCCACCAGCACCCGGTCCGATTTCGGTTCTCACGGGTGACAAACGCCCCGACTACCCACAAAAGGTTCTCAATAGTATAGATTTCTCTGTCCCGCCTCCGGGAATGCCCCCACCTACCAACCTGCCTCCACCAAATTTCGAAGGACCACCACCAGCATCGGAATTCCCCGCAGAGGATCCCTTTGGTCAAAGCGACTTCTACACAGGTGGATACGAACCCACCATGGAGTCCCAGTGGGACGCTCCTCCATCCACTTTTAGTGCACCCCCGCCAGGTGACGCACCCCCTGGCGACCCTGGCTATGAAGATCGCAGGGATGTGTGGCGAGATCAAGGGCGACGCTCATCACGCGATAGTCGGGATCGGGACCGGGATCGAGATCGCGAACGCTATGCTGAGCGCGAGCGAGGTGCAGAGAGGGATCGAGACCGTGAACGCGATCGCAAGCGTCGCCGAACTCGAAGTCGATCTCGTGACCGCCACCGGGAGCACCGGGATCGTGAGCGCAGTGAGCGGCGTGAGCGAGAAAGAGACCGCGATTCTGCTCGAGAAGGGCGAAGTAGTGAACGCAGGTCAGAACGAAAATCGCGAAGTCGCTCGCCAAGTCACCGCAGTAGCAGCCACAAGAGGAGTAAACGAGACAAGCGCGTGAAAGAAGAGATCAAAGAGGAACGGCCAGATGATTGA